One Amycolatopsis sp. NBC_00355 genomic window carries:
- a CDS encoding LysR family transcriptional regulator, with the protein MDLDLRKVRYFVAVAGKLHFGRAAEELHIAQPVLSRQIRALEKDLGAALLTRDSHGVTLTDAGRQLLADAGPLLASAHAARHRVSVAARGSRRLMVGFRAGVATAPAVKLFAARHPDVPVDVQRIESDDQAPMLLDGRIDVGYVRLPIDEAGLRVAPLYTEPRVAVLPAGHRLAGKEEVTEADLAGEPLIWHADASTQPTGRPHPNAGYVVRGVDETLEHVAAGRGISFLARSATVFYSHPDISYVPIPDLAPEQVCLAVAASRTSPVVDDFFTAAQEAAEITAECGNYEMWQRGGETAAKHG; encoded by the coding sequence ATGGATCTGGACCTGCGCAAGGTGCGCTACTTCGTCGCCGTCGCCGGGAAGCTGCACTTCGGCCGCGCCGCCGAGGAGCTGCACATCGCCCAGCCGGTGCTCAGCCGGCAGATCCGCGCGCTGGAAAAGGACCTCGGCGCCGCGCTGCTGACGCGGGACAGCCACGGCGTCACGCTGACCGACGCCGGCAGGCAGCTGCTGGCCGACGCCGGCCCGCTGCTCGCGTCCGCGCACGCGGCCCGCCACCGGGTGAGCGTGGCCGCACGGGGCAGCCGGCGGCTGATGGTCGGCTTCCGGGCAGGGGTGGCGACCGCCCCGGCCGTGAAGCTGTTCGCCGCCCGACACCCGGACGTTCCCGTTGACGTGCAACGGATCGAGAGCGACGACCAGGCCCCGATGCTGCTCGACGGCCGCATCGACGTCGGCTACGTGCGACTGCCCATCGACGAAGCCGGCTTGCGCGTCGCCCCGCTCTACACCGAACCCCGGGTAGCGGTACTGCCCGCGGGCCACCGGTTGGCCGGCAAGGAGGAAGTCACCGAAGCCGATCTGGCCGGCGAGCCGCTGATCTGGCACGCCGACGCCAGCACGCAGCCCACCGGGCGCCCCCACCCCAACGCCGGCTACGTGGTGCGCGGGGTGGACGAAACGCTGGAGCACGTCGCGGCCGGCCGGGGCATCTCGTTCCTGGCCCGTTCGGCGACCGTGTTCTACTCCCACCCGGACATCAGCTACGTGCCCATCCCGGACCTGGCGCCCGAACAGGTATGTCTCGCGGTGGCGGCATCGCGCACCTCCCCGGTGGTCGACGACTTCTTCACCGCCG
- a CDS encoding SDR family oxidoreductase, with the protein MRVFVTGGTGHAGSHLVPELITAGHEVTGLARSDAAAAALSALGAKVRRGSLEDLDGLKEAAAESDGVIHVAHRQDLLPSGGMDAVAAAELPIVLAYGEALAGTGKPLVAAGSIGSPGNGRTLDRPATEEDPALPVRDEHKGTLRARNVVEAAVAGLAERGVRSSVVRLPTIMHSTTDAGFLTTLIAVAKEKGIAGYPGDGANRWNAVHVRDAASLFRLALEKGPAGRYWHAVEDEGIPFRDIAEAIGSRLGLPAVSIPLDELMLPGYFGFLAAVVALDFPVSSRSTRRTLGWEPVRPGLLADLDNGHYFPAG; encoded by the coding sequence ATGCGTGTTTTTGTGACGGGCGGGACCGGCCACGCCGGCTCGCACCTCGTCCCGGAGCTCATCACCGCCGGGCACGAGGTCACCGGCCTGGCCCGGTCGGACGCCGCCGCGGCGGCGTTGTCCGCACTCGGTGCGAAGGTGCGTCGCGGCAGCCTCGAGGATCTCGACGGGCTCAAGGAAGCGGCCGCCGAATCCGACGGCGTCATCCACGTCGCGCACCGGCAGGACCTGCTTCCCTCCGGCGGGATGGACGCGGTGGCCGCCGCGGAACTCCCGATCGTGCTCGCGTACGGCGAAGCACTCGCGGGAACCGGGAAACCCTTGGTCGCGGCCGGGAGCATCGGTTCGCCCGGGAACGGCAGGACCCTGGACCGGCCGGCCACCGAGGAGGACCCGGCCCTGCCGGTCCGCGATGAGCACAAGGGCACCCTGCGGGCTCGTAACGTCGTGGAAGCCGCCGTGGCGGGCCTCGCCGAGCGGGGAGTGCGGTCGTCGGTCGTGCGGCTTCCCACCATCATGCACAGCACGACCGATGCGGGCTTCCTCACCACGCTGATCGCCGTCGCGAAGGAAAAGGGCATCGCCGGCTACCCCGGAGACGGCGCGAACCGGTGGAACGCGGTCCACGTCCGCGATGCCGCCTCCCTGTTCCGCCTGGCGCTGGAGAAGGGCCCGGCCGGCCGGTACTGGCACGCGGTCGAGGACGAGGGCATCCCGTTCCGCGATATCGCGGAGGCCATCGGCAGCCGCCTGGGTCTGCCCGCCGTGAGCATTCCGCTGGACGAGCTGATGCTGCCGGGATACTTCGGGTTCCTCGCGGCGGTGGTCGCGCTGGACTTTCCGGTGTCCAGCCGCAGCACCCGCCGGACGCTCGGCTGGGAGCCCGTCCGGCCCGGCCTGCTCGCCGATCTGGACAACGGCCATTACTTCCCCGCAGGCTGA
- a CDS encoding NADPH-dependent F420 reductase translates to MSSVSIIGLGSMARAIGARAVEGGHTVEVIGRDAVKAEEVAAALGGGATAGTFGTTPAGDLVILAVPHAGGVPVVTQYGDALAGKVVIDISNTFAGPDDTALVTPEGSSGAQEIAKAAPASAHVVKAFNTVFGHVLARGGPLDVVFAGDDAGAKARVSAFIESLGLRPLDAGGLEMAHWLEGAGLLLMGLARSGAGFDVALGVTVFE, encoded by the coding sequence ATGAGCAGTGTCAGCATCATCGGCCTGGGAAGCATGGCCCGCGCCATCGGCGCCCGCGCGGTCGAGGGCGGCCACACCGTCGAGGTCATCGGCCGTGACGCGGTCAAGGCCGAGGAGGTGGCCGCGGCACTCGGTGGCGGTGCCACGGCCGGGACGTTCGGCACCACTCCGGCCGGTGACCTCGTCATCCTCGCCGTGCCGCACGCCGGTGGCGTGCCGGTGGTCACCCAGTACGGGGACGCGCTGGCCGGCAAGGTCGTCATCGACATCTCCAACACGTTCGCCGGCCCCGACGACACCGCGCTGGTCACCCCGGAGGGCAGTTCCGGCGCGCAGGAGATCGCCAAGGCCGCCCCGGCGAGCGCGCACGTGGTCAAGGCGTTCAACACCGTCTTCGGTCACGTCCTGGCCCGGGGCGGCCCGCTGGACGTGGTCTTCGCCGGCGACGACGCGGGCGCCAAGGCGAGGGTGTCGGCGTTCATCGAGAGCCTCGGGCTGCGCCCGCTGGACGCGGGTGGCCTGGAGATGGCGCACTGGCTGGAGGGCGCCGGCCTGCTGCTGATGGGCCTGGCCCGCAGCGGCGCGGGGTTCGACGTCGCGCTGGGCGTCACCGTCTTCGAATAA